From a single Brassica rapa cultivar Chiifu-401-42 chromosome A01, CAAS_Brap_v3.01, whole genome shotgun sequence genomic region:
- the LOC103852248 gene encoding uncharacterized protein LOC103852248 produces MSVSLSVMTFNLHDDQPEESPNSWDKRKDLCLSVITSYSPVILCTQQGVKSQLDYIQQGLPGYDQFGISRKGHEDPTDESCTIFYNKEKVELLEGGTFWLSESPSVPGSTAWGSEVPCIATWATFQLKRVEPPGFSFQIVNTNLDEISPRARRRSALLTWQHMASLPPSLPVVYCGGFNTQKESTTGRFLLGRSREHGVVGDMRDAWPSARVRKNVALIRTYHAFKGDKQGTVEFLKLIFRALCLCWDRQTQDLHTDWILYRGRSVVPVMCEVVNDKVDELYPSSHYPVFAEFMLPRSVRMLEPTPPVPSSAQEEES; encoded by the exons ATGAGTGTCTCTTTGAGTGTGATGACATTCAATCTTCACGATGATCAACCTGAAGAAAGTCCTAATTCATGGGATAAAAGAAAAGATTTGTGTCTCAGTGTCATCACCAGTTACTCCCCCGTTATTCTCTGCACTCAACAAg GTGTGAAGTCGCAGTTAGACTATATTCAGCAGGGTTTACCAG GGTATGATCAATTTGGCATATCAAGAAAAGGGCATGAGGATCCCACTGATGAATCTTGCACCATCTTCTACAACAAGGAAAAA GTAGAGCTGCTGGAGGGTGGAACATTTTGGTTGTCAGAGTCTCCCTCGGTCCCTGGAAGCACGGCATGGGGTTCTGAAGTTCCCTGTATAGCGACATGGGCC ACATTCCAACTTAAACGTGTGGAGCCGCCGGGCTTTTCGTTTCAGATAGTCAACACAAACTTGGATGAAATCAGTCCTCGTGCCCGTAGGCGAAGTGCTTTGCTCACGTGGCAACACATGGCATCATTACCTCCCAGCTTGCCCGTTGTCTACTGTGGAGGATTCAACACACAGAAGGAATCAACAACCGGAAGATTTCTCTTGGGCAGATCTAG AGAGCATGGGGTGGTAGGGGACATGAGAGACGCATGGCCAAGTGCCCGAGTACGAAAAAATGTCGCCCTCATAAGAACATATCATGCTTTCAAAG GTGACAAGCAGGGAACGGTCGAGTTTCTGAAGCTAATATTCAGAGCGCTATGCCTCTGCTGGGACCGACAGACACAAGATCTACACACTGATTGGATACTCTACAGAGGTAGGTCTGTAGTTCCCGTGATGTGCGAGGTGGTAAATGACAAGGTCGACGAGTTGTACCCGTCGTCTCACTACCCTGTGTTTGCTGAGTTTATGCTTCCTCGTTCTGTAAGAATGCTTGAACCTACT
- the LOC103852268 gene encoding ubiquitin carboxyl-terminal hydrolase 24, which translates to MSDKKVFVFGSFTEHETRSLLEQQKPIKAPQNHKEKSVGSIQFGSFNLVTGSSPVNTNGELKKAQAADGVVKSRPSSSHKEDSAVSQKRVDAPRPSSSHKEDRSIQSAVSQKRLDASRPSSSDKVAKLPVKHSSGVPEHVVENGTIKEVSERKPLNNGVAVKASLEKLCVSDGESDALYKATSSKFQALDSEIFSSDSSPASIPRKNNQMVHTEPAPPLKDFTPRGLINAGNLCFLNATLQALLSCSPFVQLLQGIQLQDIPKAESPTLAAFSEFISELDAPSSSSFRNNVTVVESGRPFTPAMFETVLRNFTPDVLNNMSGRPRQEDAQEFLSFIMDQMHDELLKLRDESPRLTGSKSSVLSSASDDDEWETVGPKNKSAVTRTQSFVPSQLSDIFGGELRSVVKAQGNKDSATVQPYLLLHLDIHPEAVCTIEDALHLFSAPEDLEGYRASVTGKAGVVSARKSIKIQKLSKIMILHLMRFSYGNQGSTKLHKPVHFPLELNLGRYLLASPSNGGLKYELVATITHHGRDPSKGHYTADARRKNNQWLRFDDASVTAIGPKQVLHDQAYVLFYKQV; encoded by the exons ATGAGTGACAAGAAG GTCTTTGTGTTTGGATCCTTTACAGAACATGAAACAAGGTCATTACTTGAGCAGCAAAAACCCATCAAGGCTCCTCAGAATCATAAAGAAAAGTCTGTAGGGAGTATACAATTCGGCTCCTTTAATCTCGTTACCGGAAGCTCTCCAGTGAACACTAATGGCGAGTTGAAGAAGGCTCAGGCTGCTGATGGAGTAGTTAAATCTCGACCTTCCAGCTCTCATAAGGAAGATTCTGCTGTGTCTCAAAAGAGAGTCGATGCTCCTAGACCTTCCAGCTCTCACAAGGAAGATAGAAGTATTCAATCTGCTGTGTCTCAAAAGAGACTCGATGCTTCTAGACCTTCCAGCTCTGATAAAGTTGCAAAACTCCCTGTGAAGCACTCTTCAGGCGTTCCGGAGCATGTGGTAGAAAACGGAACAATCAAGGAGGTGTCTGAAAGAAAACCTCTCAACAATGGTGTGGCGGTGAAGGCTAGTTTGGAGAAGTTGTGTGTATCAGATGGTGAAAGTGATGCTTTGTATAAAGCTACAAGCTCAAAGTTCCAAGCCCTGGACAGCGAAATTTTCTCAAGTGATTCTTCACCTGCCAGCATACCAAGAAAGAACAACCAGATGGTTCATACTGAACCTGCACCGCCTCTTAAAGACTTTACACCAAGAGGATTAATAAACGCTGGAAACTTGTGCTTCCTCAATGCAACATTACAGGCTTTACTCTCCTGTTCTCCGTTTGTGCAGCTCCTCCAGGGAATACAACTCCAAGACATTCCAAAG GCTGAGTCTCCAACCTTAGCTGCATTCTCCGAGTTCATATCTGAACTAGATGCCCCAAGCAGTTCAAGCTTCAGAAACAATGTTACCGTTGTTGAGTCGGGTAGACCTTTCACACCTGCCATGTTTGAAACGGTCCTTAGAAACTTTACTCCAGATGTACTCAACAACATGTCTGGCCGCCCAAG GCAGGAAGACGCTCAGGAGTTTTTGAGTTTCATAATGGACCAAATGCACGATGAGTTACTGAAACTCAGGGACGAGTCCCCTAGACTCACTGGTTCCAAGTCATCTGTTCTTTCTTCTGCCAGCGATGATGATGAATGGGAAACGGTTGGACCCAAAAACAAATCTGCTGTGACAAGAACACAAAGCTTTGTTCCTTCTCAGCTCAGTGATATCTTCGGTGGGGAGCTCAGAAGCGTAGTGAAGGCACAAG GGAACAAAGATTCTGCTACTGTGCAGCCATATCTCTTACTCCACCTCGATATTCACCCGGAAGCCGTGTGTACAATTGAAGATGCATTGCATTTGTTTTCTGCCCCTGAAGATCTTGAAGGTTATCGAGCTTCTGTTACTGGCAAG GCTGGTGTAGTGAGTGCTAGAAAGTCGATAAAGATACAGAAGCTCTCGAAGATAATGATACTGCACCTTATGCGTTTTAGCTACGGGAACCAAGGGAGTACTAAGCTCCATAAACCTGTTCACTTCCCCCTCGAGCTCAACCTAGGCCGCTACCTTCTTGCTTCTCCTTCCAACGGG GGTTTAAAATATGAGCTTGTGGCAACGATTACTCACCACGGAAGGGATCCATCAAAGGGGCACTACACCGCGGATGCTCGAAGAAAGAACAATCAGTGGCTTAGGTTCGATGATGCATCTGTGACTGCTATAGGGCCAAAACAGGTTTTGCACGACCAAGCCTATGTTCTGTTCTACAAACAAGTGTAA
- the LOC103852279 gene encoding uncharacterized protein LOC103852279, which yields MATGSRVLIGLAMILIISGELLVPGQGTCQGDIEGLMRECAVYVQRPGPKVNPSAACCKVVKRSDIPCACGRITPSVQKMIDMNKVVLVTSFCGRPLAHGTKCGSYIVP from the exons ATGGCGACaggttctcgtgttctgatcgGTCTAGCAATGATCCTCATAATCTCAGGAGAACTGCTAGTTCCAGGGCAAGGAACGTGCCAAGGAGACATCGAGGGTCTGATGAGAGAATGTGCTGTCTACGTCCAGCGTCCTGGCCCAAAGGTAAACCCATCCGCAGCGTGTTGCAAAGTCGTTAAGAGATCAGACATCCCTTGCGCATGTGGCCGTATCACACCCTCGGTTCAAAAGATGATAGACATGAATAAGGTTGTTCTTGTCACTTCCTTTTGTGGGAGGCCTCTCGCTCATGGTACCAAGTGTGGAA GCTACATTGTGCCATGA
- the LOC103852293 gene encoding heptahelical transmembrane protein 2 has protein sequence MQKRRPVRESSKTTPERNGKALDSGEKKKRSERRLMKFEELPRYLKDNEYIHNHYRCEWSLTETFLSAFSWHNETLNIWTHLGGFLIFGWMMVVSCMETTEVGLAGFVNVFSRVTIRWPWPSMAKAVYFSSDHHDSNVTHTSSFLNPQGDVNYETIPKWPWLVFLTGAMTCLICSSMSHLFACHSRRFNLFFWRLDYAGISLMIVCSFFAPIYYAFSCHTNWRLFYLSSISILGLLAIFALLSPALSAPRFRSFRAALFLTMGFSGVIPASHVLYLHKDHPNVVIALVYELAMAVLYATGAGFYVSRIPERWKPGAFDIAGHSHQIFHVFVVLGALAHSVASLLIMDFRRASPSCAF, from the exons ATGCAGAAACGGAGACCGGTGAGGGAGTCTTCGAAGACAACACCGGAGAGAAATGGGAAAGCTTTGGATTCCggcgagaagaagaagagatctgAGAGGAGGTTGATGAAGTTCGAGGAGTTGCCGAGGTATCTCAAGGACAACGAGTACATACACAATCATTACCGATGTGAATGGTCTCTCACGGAGACGTTCCTCAGCGCTTTCTCTTGGCACAATGAGACTCTCAACATTTGGAC GCATTTAGGTGGGTTTCTGATATTCGGGTGGATGATGGTGGTGAGTTGCATGGAAACGACGGAGGTTGGCCTCGCCGGGTTTGTCAACGTCTTCTCCAG AGTAACAATTCGCTGGCCGTGGCCGTCAATGGCTAAAGCTGTTTACTTCTCCAGCGATCATCAC GACTCGAACGTGACACACACTAGCTCGTTCCTGAACCCTCAAGGAGACGTTAACTACGAAACAATCCCGAAATGGCCATGGCTAGTCTTCTTAACCGGAGCAATGACCTGCTTGATATGCAGCTCCATGTCACACCTCTTCGCTTGTCACTCAAGACGTTTCAACCTCTTCTTCTGGCGCCTAGACTACGCAGGGATCTCCCTCATGATCGTCTGCTCCTTCTTCGCACCAATCTACTACGCCTTCTCCTGCCACACTAACTGGCGTCTATTCTACCTCTCCTCAATCTCAATCCTCGGCCTCCTCGCCATCTTCGCTCTCCTCTCTCCAGCGCTCTCAGCTCCGCGTTTCAGATCTTTCAGAGCAGCGCTTTTCCTAACGATGGGATTCTCTGGCGTCATACCCGCCTCGCACGTGCTTTACCTTCATAAGGATCACCCTAACGTGGTTATCGCTCTAGTCTACGAGCTGGCGATGGCTGTGTTGTATGCAACGGGAGCAGGGTTTTACGTGAGCCGTATACCTGAGAGATGGAAGCCTGGAGCTTTCGATATTGCAGGACAtagccatcagatattccatgTGTTTGTAGTGTTAGGAGCTCTTGCTCATAGTGTTGCCTCTCTTCTTATCATGGATTTTCGACGGGCTTCACCTTCTTGTGCCTTTTGA
- the LOC103852286 gene encoding LOW QUALITY PROTEIN: nuclear pore complex protein NUP43 (The sequence of the model RefSeq protein was modified relative to this genomic sequence to represent the inferred CDS: inserted 4 bases in 4 codons) has product FSDRSSLFGPKTLETYVSPSRCRIRSINVHRLPQSKYVDGVRWLPXMNRFFTAAFYDPDYESSSLEIQSLDPNSNPLVESLSSWASPSRVSPLETXGGSFKPMVSAATCSGSLYVLMVDLVEGAEIEEVYAVEGEGFHVGRVEGVDWRERSGECVXDGRVNVVTVENGEGXFDGNGLVGYRAVKWASPSEFVTGGYGFGLQLWDQRKGGEAVS; this is encoded by the exons TTTTCCGACCGGAGTTCATTGTTTGGTCCTAAAACCCTTGAGACCTATGTTTCGCCATCGAGATGCAGGATTCGTTCCATCAATGTCCATAGATTACCTCAGTCAAAGTACGTAGACGGAGTTAGATGGCTTC CTATGAATCGTTTCTTCACAGCAGCTTTCTACGATCCAGACTATGAATCTTCATCACTCGAGATACAGTCTCTCGACCCGAACAGTAACCCTTTAGTCGAGTCGTTATCATCATGGGCTTCACCTTCTCGCGTATCGCCGCTGGAAA ACGGTGGCTCCTTCAAACCTATGGTTTCGGCGGCCACGTGTTCCGGTTCGCTCTACGTGCTGATGGTTGATCTTGTGGAAGGAGCGGAGATCGAGGAGGTTTACGCGGTGGAAGGAGAGGGGTTTCACGTGGGACGCGTGGAAGGTGTGGATTGGAGGGAAAGATCAGGAGAGTGTG ATGATGGGAGAGTGAATGTGGTGACGGTTGAGAATGGGGAAG TCTTTGATGGGAATGGGCTTGTGGGTTATAGGGCTGTGAAGTGGGCTTCTCCGAGTGAGTTTGTCACTGGAGGTTATGGTTTTGGTTTGCAGTTGTGGGATCAGAGGAAGGGTGGTGAAGCTGTCTCGTAG
- the LOC103852309 gene encoding myosin-binding protein 7 isoform X4 produces the protein MPHAKLKVTLSFNHSKIISLSSSIRDMLERSHSLRIPGAEILDLRIALYEHKEVIERLQDELHAEREASATSASEALSMILRLQGEKADLAREAGKYKRIAEEEISHAEMWFAHLEDFIHQKENVITALECQVYAYRSQLLSLGHSDLTSLDVKLQENDKNKSLSDRSHIPFPELANDLSIPVEKEVIEESLDSKKSYFDVYWDHIKKLDEKVKELKTEDALKMKVAKQTKMKKKSTKQTRDRSGKRDRAEYQSEMQRLRERVEQLEKWK, from the exons ATGCCCCACGCAAAGTTAAAGGTCACATTAAGTTTTAATCATTCAAAGATTATTTCACTAA GTTCATCAATCAG AGACATGCTTGAACGAAGCCACAGCTTGAGAATACCTGGAGCTGAGATTCTTGATCTAAGAATCGCTCTTTATGAGCACAAAGAAGTAATTGAGAGGCTCCAAGATGAGTTACACGCAGAGAGAGAGGCATCTGCCACATCAGCAAGCGAGGCCTTGTCAATGATTCTTAGGCTGCAAGGAGAGAAAGCTGATCTGGCCAGAGAAGCTGGAAAGTACAAGAGGATAGCCGAAGAAGAGATATCTCACGCTGAGATGTGGTTTGCGCATTTGGAGGATTTTATTCACCAGAAAGAGAATGTAATCACTGCGCTTGAGTGCCAAGTGTATGCTTATAGAAGCCAGCTTTTGAGCTTGGGGCATAGTGACTTGACTAGCTTAGATGTGAAGCTTCAAGAGAATGATAAGAACAAGTCATTGAGTGATAGATCTCATATACCCTTTCCAGAATTGGCTAATGATCTTTCTATTCCAGTGGAGAAGGAAGTTATTGAGGAGAGCTTGGATTCAAAGAAGAGTTACTTTGATGTGTACTGGGACCATATCAAGAAGCTGGATGAGAAAGTGAAAGAGCTTAAAACTGAGGACGCTCTGAAGATGAAGGTTGCAAAGCAGACAAAGATGAAAAAGAAATCAACTAAACAGACAAGAGACAGAAGCGGCAAGAGAGACCGTGCAGAGTATCAATCTGAAATGCAGCGGTTGAGAGAAAGAGTAGAGCAGCTTGAGAA ATGGAAATGA
- the LOC103852309 gene encoding myosin-binding protein 7 isoform X1, with protein MPHAKLKVTLSFNHSKIISLSSSIRDMLERSHSLRIPGAEILDLRIALYEHKEVIERLQDELHAEREASATSASEALSMILRLQGEKADLAREAGKYKRIAEEEISHAEMWFAHLEDFIHQKENVITALECQVYAYRSQLLSLGHSDLTSLDVKLQENDKNKSLSDRSHIPFPELANDLSIPVEKEVIEESLDSKKSYFDVYWDHIKKLDEKVKELKTEDALKMKVAKQTKMKKKSTKQTRDRSGKRDRAEYQSEMQRLRERVEQLEKEKTKTEPETSGVILMEMKEEVRSVQSSEEKRSNTMENLQPWIDPAIVSVQEAMLNFWL; from the exons ATGCCCCACGCAAAGTTAAAGGTCACATTAAGTTTTAATCATTCAAAGATTATTTCACTAA GTTCATCAATCAG AGACATGCTTGAACGAAGCCACAGCTTGAGAATACCTGGAGCTGAGATTCTTGATCTAAGAATCGCTCTTTATGAGCACAAAGAAGTAATTGAGAGGCTCCAAGATGAGTTACACGCAGAGAGAGAGGCATCTGCCACATCAGCAAGCGAGGCCTTGTCAATGATTCTTAGGCTGCAAGGAGAGAAAGCTGATCTGGCCAGAGAAGCTGGAAAGTACAAGAGGATAGCCGAAGAAGAGATATCTCACGCTGAGATGTGGTTTGCGCATTTGGAGGATTTTATTCACCAGAAAGAGAATGTAATCACTGCGCTTGAGTGCCAAGTGTATGCTTATAGAAGCCAGCTTTTGAGCTTGGGGCATAGTGACTTGACTAGCTTAGATGTGAAGCTTCAAGAGAATGATAAGAACAAGTCATTGAGTGATAGATCTCATATACCCTTTCCAGAATTGGCTAATGATCTTTCTATTCCAGTGGAGAAGGAAGTTATTGAGGAGAGCTTGGATTCAAAGAAGAGTTACTTTGATGTGTACTGGGACCATATCAAGAAGCTGGATGAGAAAGTGAAAGAGCTTAAAACTGAGGACGCTCTGAAGATGAAGGTTGCAAAGCAGACAAAGATGAAAAAGAAATCAACTAAACAGACAAGAGACAGAAGCGGCAAGAGAGACCGTGCAGAGTATCAATCTGAAATGCAGCGGTTGAGAGAAAGAGTAGAGCAGCTTGAGAAGGAAAAAACTAAGACAGAACCTGAAACTAGTGGAGTGATACTCATGGAAATGAAGGAGGAGGTAAGATCTGTTCAATCATCTGAAGAGAAGAGGTCTAATACAATGGAGAATTTACAACCCTGGATTGATCCAGCCATTGTCTCCGTTCAAGAG GCAATGCTTAATTTCTGGCTGTGA
- the LOC103852309 gene encoding myosin-binding protein 7 isoform X2 produces the protein MCVCRDMLERSHSLRIPGAEILDLRIALYEHKEVIERLQDELHAEREASATSASEALSMILRLQGEKADLAREAGKYKRIAEEEISHAEMWFAHLEDFIHQKENVITALECQVYAYRSQLLSLGHSDLTSLDVKLQENDKNKSLSDRSHIPFPELANDLSIPVEKEVIEESLDSKKSYFDVYWDHIKKLDEKVKELKTEDALKMKVAKQTKMKKKSTKQTRDRSGKRDRAEYQSEMQRLRERVEQLEKEKTKTEPETSGVILMEMKEEVRSVQSSEEKRSNTMENLQPWIDPAIVSVQEAMLNFWL, from the exons ATGTGTGTTTGCAGAGACATGCTTGAACGAAGCCACAGCTTGAGAATACCTGGAGCTGAGATTCTTGATCTAAGAATCGCTCTTTATGAGCACAAAGAAGTAATTGAGAGGCTCCAAGATGAGTTACACGCAGAGAGAGAGGCATCTGCCACATCAGCAAGCGAGGCCTTGTCAATGATTCTTAGGCTGCAAGGAGAGAAAGCTGATCTGGCCAGAGAAGCTGGAAAGTACAAGAGGATAGCCGAAGAAGAGATATCTCACGCTGAGATGTGGTTTGCGCATTTGGAGGATTTTATTCACCAGAAAGAGAATGTAATCACTGCGCTTGAGTGCCAAGTGTATGCTTATAGAAGCCAGCTTTTGAGCTTGGGGCATAGTGACTTGACTAGCTTAGATGTGAAGCTTCAAGAGAATGATAAGAACAAGTCATTGAGTGATAGATCTCATATACCCTTTCCAGAATTGGCTAATGATCTTTCTATTCCAGTGGAGAAGGAAGTTATTGAGGAGAGCTTGGATTCAAAGAAGAGTTACTTTGATGTGTACTGGGACCATATCAAGAAGCTGGATGAGAAAGTGAAAGAGCTTAAAACTGAGGACGCTCTGAAGATGAAGGTTGCAAAGCAGACAAAGATGAAAAAGAAATCAACTAAACAGACAAGAGACAGAAGCGGCAAGAGAGACCGTGCAGAGTATCAATCTGAAATGCAGCGGTTGAGAGAAAGAGTAGAGCAGCTTGAGAAGGAAAAAACTAAGACAGAACCTGAAACTAGTGGAGTGATACTCATGGAAATGAAGGAGGAGGTAAGATCTGTTCAATCATCTGAAGAGAAGAGGTCTAATACAATGGAGAATTTACAACCCTGGATTGATCCAGCCATTGTCTCCGTTCAAGAG GCAATGCTTAATTTCTGGCTGTGA
- the LOC103852309 gene encoding myosin-binding protein 7 isoform X3 — MLERSHSLRIPGAEILDLRIALYEHKEVIERLQDELHAEREASATSASEALSMILRLQGEKADLAREAGKYKRIAEEEISHAEMWFAHLEDFIHQKENVITALECQVYAYRSQLLSLGHSDLTSLDVKLQENDKNKSLSDRSHIPFPELANDLSIPVEKEVIEESLDSKKSYFDVYWDHIKKLDEKVKELKTEDALKMKVAKQTKMKKKSTKQTRDRSGKRDRAEYQSEMQRLRERVEQLEKEKTKTEPETSGVILMEMKEEVRSVQSSEEKRSNTMENLQPWIDPAIVSVQEAMLNFWL, encoded by the exons ATGCTTGAACGAAGCCACAGCTTGAGAATACCTGGAGCTGAGATTCTTGATCTAAGAATCGCTCTTTATGAGCACAAAGAAGTAATTGAGAGGCTCCAAGATGAGTTACACGCAGAGAGAGAGGCATCTGCCACATCAGCAAGCGAGGCCTTGTCAATGATTCTTAGGCTGCAAGGAGAGAAAGCTGATCTGGCCAGAGAAGCTGGAAAGTACAAGAGGATAGCCGAAGAAGAGATATCTCACGCTGAGATGTGGTTTGCGCATTTGGAGGATTTTATTCACCAGAAAGAGAATGTAATCACTGCGCTTGAGTGCCAAGTGTATGCTTATAGAAGCCAGCTTTTGAGCTTGGGGCATAGTGACTTGACTAGCTTAGATGTGAAGCTTCAAGAGAATGATAAGAACAAGTCATTGAGTGATAGATCTCATATACCCTTTCCAGAATTGGCTAATGATCTTTCTATTCCAGTGGAGAAGGAAGTTATTGAGGAGAGCTTGGATTCAAAGAAGAGTTACTTTGATGTGTACTGGGACCATATCAAGAAGCTGGATGAGAAAGTGAAAGAGCTTAAAACTGAGGACGCTCTGAAGATGAAGGTTGCAAAGCAGACAAAGATGAAAAAGAAATCAACTAAACAGACAAGAGACAGAAGCGGCAAGAGAGACCGTGCAGAGTATCAATCTGAAATGCAGCGGTTGAGAGAAAGAGTAGAGCAGCTTGAGAAGGAAAAAACTAAGACAGAACCTGAAACTAGTGGAGTGATACTCATGGAAATGAAGGAGGAGGTAAGATCTGTTCAATCATCTGAAGAGAAGAGGTCTAATACAATGGAGAATTTACAACCCTGGATTGATCCAGCCATTGTCTCCGTTCAAGAG GCAATGCTTAATTTCTGGCTGTGA